The Armatimonadota bacterium genome has a window encoding:
- a CDS encoding class I SAM-dependent methyltransferase, with amino-acid sequence MADKPTLVILDAHKLPFDEGSFHAITFVNAIHEIDNPCGVLDEITRVLAVDGRLSQWSSMQKDLS; translated from the coding sequence CTGGCTGATAAGCCCACGCTTGTAATTCTGGATGCACATAAGCTTCCTTTCGATGAGGGCAGTTTCCACGCAATCACGTTTGTGAATGCCATCCATGAAATTGACAATCCATGCGGTGTGCTTGACGAAATAACGCGGGTGCTAGCTGTTGATGGAAGGCTCTCACAGTGGAGTTCAATGCAAAAGGATTTGAGTTGA